TGCCCAATTACACAGATAAATCTTCTCCATGAATACTCCATCGACACAACCCACTCATCTGCATCTCCCCGCCCTCACCTCAAAATAAAAACACCACAGCTCCATAGAAACAAGCAATCCAAGCTACACTACATAATGCAACTAGCGAAGAAAACAAATATATACCATGCTAAACAGTAAAAAGCACAAGCAAAATACCTACGAAGGCAGCCACAAAATCAGCGATCTCAGGGCCCCACTCGAACCCATGTGCGCTTGTGTAGACGCCGGCGTAGTCGCGGTTCCAGAGGCACTGGCCAATCTTCCAGACGGCGGCAAGCTCCGGATGCGCGTCCTTCACCTCCTGAGGCACCGTCTTCCACAGAAACCTCGCGCTGTTCCTGCTCCGCACAACATTGGCACATAAACCCTAGGTTGGAACCCAAATCCGGACGCGGCAAAATTAAGAAAAAcagggggggtgggggggggggggagcaaATCACATACAGGTCGTTGAGGTAGAGGTGGGCGAGTAGGTGGACGGCGTACGGCCAGCCGTCGGTGGCGACGCCCTGGGACGCGACCTGCGAGTCGATTCGTGGAACGcgtgaggggaggggaggggggtTGGGGATGCGATTTCGTCGCTAACCCTTGTGCGGGCGGgtggggcggaggagaggggtgcgCGCGTACCTGGAGGAAGAGGTCGTCGCAGATGGGGGCGAGGTCGGGGTAGGAGTTGGCGGCGAGCGCCGCGTGCACGGTGGAGAGATCCATCGGCGGCGGAGGAGATGGCCGGCGGTGGGGGACGGGAGGAGGAGGGTTTTGGCCTCTGGGATTCGAGGAATTTGGGGCAGGTTCTGGCTTCTTGTTTCCGGGGAGGATACTGAGCATAGGATGGTGTATATCGATCTTGCCGGTCTGGCCCAGCCACTTTTTTCTGGACCAGCCCAATTACTTTGGATGGCTTTGTTCGGTTTTGATTTTTGAAACTTGCAGTGCTGTTTGCCAAAATCCAGTAATTTAGTGATAATTATTATCGCAATCTAAAAGTTGTTATttagtagttttttttttttgcgtatAAGATCTCGGGCCTTTATTCAAACACACTCCCTCCAGCACTATCGGCCTGGCAGGACGTAGTGAGGAAGTCAGGGATTGAGTTCATCCAACAGCTGGTGATCTCCTGCGTGCATGCATATCTTGCACACCTGGTGAGCCGGCACATTGGCTGCTCTCTTTACATGCTTAatacaaaaagaaagaaaaaacgaGGCTAGTCCATCGACTTCAGAAAGAATTGGCGCTACTACTGAGCGCGAAACAGCGTGCGAGTCCCAGAGATTGACCATCTACAAGCAATCAACTTCAAGAACCACTCGCGCAAAACCTCGGAGCTTGGCGAAAATGACACCCTCAATGCCAAAGCTTCAGCGATTAACGGATCTGTTATACCTGGGTATGGTTTGCTCCACGCTCCAATGAAGCCGATCGGCGATCTAGCAATCCCTCCCGCTCCACCCATCCTTGTATCAAAGGAGATACCAGCATCTGTATTAATCTTTATCCAGTCATCATCAGGTGGTTTCCAGCCAAACCCTAGCAGAGTATTTGGAAACTGACGAGGGAGCTCCAGTAAGGCAAGAGCATCACGAGTCAGCTTCATAGACTGAACATGATCTAAACTTGTTTTGTCATGAACAACATTGTTCCTAGAGGTCCATATCACCCACATCACCGTAATGATCTTAGAGCGATCTCCCTCGTCAATCCGTGGATCACAAAGAATATCTTTGTTCCAGGTAGTTGGATGAAGGTCCGGCAGTTTAAGGTCCAGCCAGCTTTTCGCCTCCATCCAAAATCTTTGTGCATGGCTGCAGTAGATGAGCGCATGCATCATATTCTCATTTGCCTCTAGGCAAACTTTGCAACGAGCTAGAGGTGTGATGTGCCGATATTGGAGAGTGCTTTCTACTGTTAATATACCACGTAGTACACGCCACCAAAATACACGCACTTTAGGAACCACGTGTAGCTTCCATAGCTTATTCCACATCTGTTTTTCagagttagaagtctcggtaacCATCCCTTCCGCTAGAGTGCCAAGCTCATTCCGCGTCATTAGAGAGTGGTACGTTGATTTCACAGAGTAGGTGCCCGTCTTCTCAAGATTCCAGGCCAAAAAATCCTCCCCACCATCACGTCTAAGTGGTATGTTTAATATAGCGTATGCCTCCGGTGCCACAAAGTTCCTTCTGACCAGAGCGGAATTCCATGACCAGTTTTCAGTATCAATCAGATCAGAAACCATCGCGAGCACATCAGGTTCTTTGTTCTCCAGCTGCACTGAGGGCTTCATCTATGTCAAACCAGGGATCCACCTATCGTTCCAGATGGACACTGTAATCCCGTCACCGATGCGCTTAATTATGCCACAAGACAGTGCCTGTTTGCCGGCCACAATGGCCCTCCACGTAGCGGACGCTCTAGCAGGGACCGTGGCTTGCATAAATTCAGTTCTAGGGAAGTACTTCGTCTTTAGAACCCGAGCGCACAGGGATTCCGGGTGTGTGATGAGGCGCCACCCATGCTTCCCAAGTAAAGCTCGATTAAACATCTCTATATTCCGAAAACCCATGCCTCCCTTGCTCTTTGGTGCTGTGAGCGAGTCCCAATCAATCCAGTGTAAAGAACGCCGATCAATGGAGCTGATATACCAGTACCTTGCCATATAAGGGATCAACTGTTTGCATATTTTTTTAGAGAGCAAGAAGCACTGACTTCAGAAAAATCTCCCTGCCAGCACTCGACACCAACCTCTCCGAACCACTTTGTATTTTACTGCGAATCCTTTCCCCTAGGTGGTCGAAAGTACCACTAGTGATGCGGCCCATAGCCGTAGGCAGACCCAGATATCGTTCATTAAAGGCCTCTactgcttgatgacgcgtaaagcacacgcccgttgggaaccccaagaggaaggtgtgatgcgtacagcaccaagtttttcctcagtaagaaaccaaggttatcgaaccagtaggagtcaaggagcacgtgaaggttgttggtgacggagtgtagtgcggcataacaccagggattccggcgccaacgtggaacctgcacaacacaatcaaaatactttgccccaacttaacagtgaggttgtcaatctcaccggcttgctgtaaacaaagaattaaacgtatggtgtggaaaatgatgtttgtttgcgaagaacagtagagaacaatgattgcagtagattgtattcagatgtaaaagaatggaccggggtccacagttcactagtggtgtctctccaataagaaatagcatgttggatgaacaaattacagttgggcaattgacaaataaagagggcataacaatgcacatacatatcatgatgagtaatatgagatttaattgggcattacgacaaagtacatagaccgctatccagcatgcatctatgcctaaaaagtccaccttcgggttagcatccgcacctcttccagtattaagttgcaaacaacagacaattgcattaagtatggtgcgtaatgtaatcaacacaaatatccttagagaaagcattgatgttttatccctagtggcgacagcacatccacaaccttggaACTTtattgcaagtcttattgatgcttgtcttgaaagtactattcatgaaaagtttttgttatATGATttggttgtttagtcattgtctttaccattgcttcgaatcacttcattcatctcatatgctttacaatagtattgatcaagattatgataggatgtcacttcagaaattatccttgttatcgtttacctactcgagggcgagtaggaactaagcttggggatgcttgatacgtctcaaacgtatctataatttcttatgttccatgctacttttatgatgatactcacatgttttatacacactttatgtcatttatatgcattttctggcactaacctattgacgagatgccgaagagccagttgttgttttctgttgttttttgtttcagaaatcctacaaaggaaatattctcggaattggacgaaatcaacgcccagggtcttatttttccacgaagcttccagaagaccgaaggggatacgaagtggggcgacgaggcgccgctaccatagggccgcgcgggccccgacGAGGCGCCgctaccatagggccgcgcggcctaaggggggcccgcgccgccctatggggtgggcccctcgtgccgcctccgactctgtccttccgcctacttatagccttcgtcgcaaaaaccccagtaccgagagccacgatacggaaaaccttccagagacgccgccgccaatcccatctcgggggattcagaagatcgcctccggcaccctgccggagaggggaatcatctcccggaggactcttcatcaccatgatcgcctccggattgatgtgtgagtagttcacccctgaactatgggtccatagcagtagctagatggttgtcttctcatcATTGTGCTAACATGTTAGATCttttgagctgcctatcatgatcaagatcatctatttgtaatgctacatgttgtgtttgttcggatccgatgaatatggaatactatgtcaagttgattgtcaatctatcatatatgtgttgtttatgatcttgtgctctccgttgctagtagaggctctggccaagttgatacttgtaactccaagagcgagtatttatgctcgatagtgggttcatgcctccattaaatctgggacagtgatagaaagttctaaggttgtggatgtgatgttgctactagggataaaacatcgatgctttgtctaatgatatttgtgttgattacattacgcaccatacttaatgcaattgtctgttgtttgcaacttaatactggaaggggtgcggatgctaacccgaaggtggactttttaggcatagatgcatgctggatagcggtctatgtactttgtcgtaatgcccaattaaatctcacactcgtcatcatgatatgtatgtgcattgttatgccctctttatttgttaattgtccaactgtaatttgttcacccaacatgctatttcttattggagagacaccactagtgaactgtggacccctttcaattcttttacatctgaatacaatctactgcaaacattgttctttactgttcttcgcatacaaacatcattttccacaccatacatttaatcctttcttacagcaagccggtgagattgacaacctcactgttaagttggggcaaagtatttggattgtgttgtgcaggttccacgttggcgccggaatccctggtgttgcgccgcactacactccgtcaccaacaaccttcacgtgctccttgactcctactggttcgataaaccttggtttcttactgagggaaacttgctgttgtacgcatcacaccttccacttggggttttccaacgggcgtgtgctttacgcgtcaacaagctaaatttctggtgccgttgccggggagatcaagacacgctgcaaggggagtctcccactttcaatctctttactttgtttttgtcttgctttactttattttatttactgctttgtttgctttcttatatcaaaatacaaaaaaaatagttatttgctttactttatttactgtcttgtttgcgttctctatatcaaaaacacaaaaaaattagttacttgcatttactttatttactgtcttgtttttttcctcatattaaaaacacaaaaaaattagttacttgcatttactttatctagtttgttttatttactactgctaaaatgagtaatcctgaagttgaagttcgttcgtttaagcaacaagggggagaatgtttaaaagatgcttggtatagaattagtgatgctcataataggtgcactaagaaacactccactattatcctactcaggaatttttatgttggtatctctagctggaataggtatgttcttgatactctcgcgggaggtaatttcctaggcactcctgatttagaagctagttgcattattgagagtctagttggaataccacctgttaatgaagttaaaattgaaatctctcttgaagatgtcatgaaaaagttggagaccatagagcaaaatcttccaagtattaataCTAAATTGGGAATCTTCTATCTCTAAATAGTTGGTCccattttcctggcttctcgcgcAGCCACGTCACCCCAAATTCTGCCTCCCTGTCACAGCGCGTTACCTCCTGCTTAGGACTAACGTGGGCTGGAATAGATGCTTCATGAGCTGAAAGAGATGGTTCGGAGGGACGTGGGCTAAAACAGATGGTTTGACCCGACATGGGCTGGAAGAGATGCTTCATGGGCTGAAAGAGATGGTTCGCTAGACCTCCTCCACGTTGGCCCTAAAAAAAGAGGCAGACTCCCCAGTTCATCTTCCCCAGTCATCCTGATCGTCATTGCTCCTCCCACCACTGTGCGGCGGATAAATCCGAGCATTCAATCTAATAAATCTGAGCATTGAAAGATTGAAAACTGCTCTATGGAGTTCATCCTCTCCGCCATTTTCTCCAGCTTAAAAAGCACGGCATGGTGCCATCCGCCTTCACACCCATGACCCATCACGGCAACCTGGTCGCGCTTCGTCCTGCCGGCATCAGCCACGACAGGCTGCTCGGGTCACCTCCTCTGGCAGCGGTCTCCAGGCTGGTAGCTGTCCGCTCCGGATTTTTGATTCCCCTTCCATTTTACTTTCCAATCCTCCAACATGTGTTCCTTGATCTACCAGGTTGCGGTCTGGCTCGGAAGATGCTCGACATTTTGGCACCGATCCTGGAATTAGCAGTTCTGCCTGACTTCGTACGTAAAATCTTATCTCTTACTCTTAATTTTTAATTTACATTGGACAAGCTCGTGCATCTTCTATTTTCATCATCTTGCTGGTCGCATGTGTTTGTTACCCCAAAATCTCCCCTGATTTATTTAGTTGCATTGGAATTTGCTCTCCAACGTCATGCCCTCTCTCGAATCTGATTAGGGCCAATTATGCTTGACTGTCCACTGTAGTCGACCATCTATAGGTCAAAAGACGAAGGGACACATCTAAGTGAGACAGTCCCTCCGACCTGTATATTCTTACAATTGATAAAGTCAACTTTGGTACATATCGGTTTGTGAGCTATTCTTCTATACAGTCTCTTTGATGTGACAGTTCTTATTGGCTGTGCACGCAGAGTTTATTGCTTTTTCCTGGTTGTTTGCTTAGAATTTTTGTTATTGATTTGATTAGTTATATTGTAGGTTTGGTTTGCAGAAGCGCATAAATCTTCTATCTCTAAATAGTTGGTCccattttcctggcttctcgcgcAGCCACGTCACCCCAAATTCTGCCTCCCTGTCACAGCGCGTTACCTCCTGCTTAGGACTAACGTGGGCTGGAATAGATGCTTCATGAGCTGAAAGAGATGGTTCGGAGGGACGTGGGCTAAAACAGATGGTTTGACCCGACATGGGCTGGAAGAGATGCTTCATGGGCTGAAAGAGATGGTTCGCTAGACCTCCTCCACGTTGGCCCTAAAAAAAGAGGCAGACTCCCCAGTTCATCTTCCCCAGTCATCCTGATCGTCATTGCTCCTCCCACCACTGTGCGGCGGATAAATCCGAGCATTCAATCTAATAAATCTGAGCATTGAAAGATTGAAAACTGCTCTATGGAGTTCATCCTCTCCGCCATTTTCTCCAGCTTAAAAAGCACGGCATGGTGCCATCCGCCTTCACACCCATGACCCATCACGGCAACCTGGTCGCGCTTCGTCCTGCCGGCATCAGCCACGACAGGCTGCTCGGGTCACCTCCTCTGGCAGCGGTCTCCAGGCTGGTAGCTGTCCGCTCCGGATTTTTGATTCCCCTTCCATTTTACTTTCCAATCCTCCAACATGTGTTCCTTGATCTACCAGGTTGCGGTCTGGCTCGGAAGATGCTCGACATTTTGGCACCGATCCTGGAATTAGCAGTTCTGCCTGACTTCGTACGTAAGATCTTATCTCTTACTCTTAATTTTTAATTTACATTGGACAAGCTCGTGCATCTTCTATTTTCATCATCTTGCTGGTCGCATGTGTTTGTTACCCCAAAATCTCCCCTGATTTATTTAGTTGCATTGGAATTTGCTCTCCAACGTCATGCCCTCTCTCGAATCTGATTAGGGCCAATTATGCTTGACTGTCCACTGTAGTCGACCATCTATAGGTCAAAAGACGAAGGGACACATCTAAGTGAGACAGTCCCTCCGACCTGTATATTCTTACAATTGATAAAGTCAACTTTGGTACATATCGGTTTGTGAGCTATTCTTCTATACAGTCTCTTTGATGTGACAGTTCTTATTGGCTGTGCACGCAGAGTTTATTGCTTTTTCCTGGTTGTTTGCTTAGAATTTTTGTTATTGATTTGATTAGTTATATTGTAGGTTTGGTTTGCAGAAGCGCATAAATGATGACTCATGCTGATGTTCACGGACAATAGGATGCAGCTGGTGCAGATCGACATTGATACGAGGCCCATGTATAACTTCAAGACTTAGTTCGTGTTGCAAGTATTTATCTCTTTTTATATCCTCTATTTTTTTTACATTATTCCTTTTCTTTGTAGAAGCCGCATCGCCTTACTTCTTATGATTTGCAACCAGGTCCTGCCCTGCTAACTTGAACATGGTCAGGTTTCAGAGGCAAAAGCCTATTTAATTTAGAAATGGTGACTACAAGTATATATTTTTTCTTGATTGCTTTTTTATACAAAACCTACTAGCTATCCTGATCAGGTATGGGGAACATATTGTCAATCCTTTTCCAGAGGGATTCTAACAATCTATTTCAAGCAATGTCAGTCATACGCACAGCGAGAATCCTTATAGAAGTACCACTGCCAAGAGTTTATTTTTCTCACGCCTCTAgatataattgtcaatgcaacctTTGCGAGGTCCGTTATTTTGATATGCAGTTTAAAGTACAGCAAGAGCCAATTTCACAATGGTGAATAGGTCTACTCTATTTACCTCCTAATACCACTGGTACAATACTACTAGCTTTTCTTGGAACCATAGTTGATTACCAAAAAGTGCTCATTTATTTTATACAGCTCTGACCTCATTTTTGCCCAGTCTAGATGCATCATTTTTATGGTTAGTTTTTCAGGACATCGCGATGCTAGGGAAAGAAAAGTCAGTTTCAACTGAAACATAACGCTGGTGACAAATGAAATGCTGCATTGACTTTCGTACTCATTTCGGTCGCCAGCTGAGTTAATAGTGCCTCTCATTGTTATTTTCTTTCTATGACATGTCGTTGAATCGCCATGTTCTTCTATCAATGATGAATGAATGCCCATGTCTCATTATCTAGATGTAAAATGgatgatgaatgaatgaatgtcctTTGACTCGGCGGATCAACTTGGATGATGTTCTGGTTACTTTTTTTCAATGTTAACCAACTTTTGCTTTGGCACCCCTCATTGTATTCGTCTGATGAATACAATATGTTTCTCCCTCGATGTTAGTATAGTCCATCTTTGAAAGATATACTTGGAATTAAACTCCTTACAAAAAGCCCCTTGAAATAAATAAATTACAAGTTCTAATAATTCAAATTACCATTGTAAAATAAATATTGACATTTGTATGTGCATGTTCCCGCAAGTGTTTCCGCAGCAACGTGCGGGGAATCATCtagtattacttaatagcactgataaacttgataaatctctaggtggaattaatgagagaattgccgtcttagaaacttgtgctactcatggtaatcaaacccataggattagtgaacttgaaaaagctatgggaaccttgggttcaactttttcttctcttaagtttaaggagaaagcttatgtgggtaaggagcaaaagttcatgtatgtctctaaggtgcctaagccaaaaaaaactattataggcctaaaattgacaaagcccttagtaccactatagataatggaacaTCTAAAATctctattgtgacaagttgtgaaaattatgacgttgatgcttcatctcttgataatacttgattcacactttctgcgcctagctgaatggcgttaaagaaaagcgcttatgggagacaacccattattttacttctgcacttttgttttatatttgagtcttggaagttgttactactgtagcaacctctccttatctttattttattgcattgttgtgccaagtaaagtctttgatagtaaagatgatactagatttggattactgcgcagaaacagatttcttgctgtcacgaatttgagtaggattct
This region of Lolium perenne isolate Kyuss_39 chromosome 2, Kyuss_2.0, whole genome shotgun sequence genomic DNA includes:
- the LOC127334838 gene encoding COP9 signalosome complex subunit 8 yields the protein MDLSTVHAALAANSYPDLAPICDDLFLQVASQGVATDGWPYAVHLLAHLYLNDLNSARFLWKTVPQEVKDAHPELAAVWKIGQCLWNRDYAGVYTSAHGFEWGPEIADFVAAFVESYRKRIFELLTSAYSTISVADVAHFMGMSEEDATNYAVQNGWSLDAAAKMLTVTKQKPQTNQKLDASKLQRLTECVFHLEH
- the LOC139835727 gene encoding uncharacterized protein, producing MKPSVQLENKEPDVLAMVSDLIDTENWSWNSALVRRNFVAPEAYAILNIPLRRDGGEDFLAWNLEKTGTYSVKSTYHSLMTRNELGTLAEGMVTETSNSEKQMWNKLWKLHVVPKVRVFWWRVLRGILTVESTLQYRHITPLARCKVCLEANENMMHALIYCSHAQRFWMEAKSWLDLKLPDLHPTTWNKDILCDPRIDEGDRSKIITVMWVIWTSRNNVVHDKTSLDHVQSMKLTRDALALLELPRQFPNTLLGFGWKPPDDDWIKINTDAGISFDTRMGGAGGIARSPIGFIGAWSKPYPGITDPLIAEALALRVSFSPSSEVLREWFLKLIACRWSISGTRTLFRAQ